One segment of Vidua macroura isolate BioBank_ID:100142 chromosome 24, ASM2450914v1, whole genome shotgun sequence DNA contains the following:
- the TAF8 gene encoding transcription initiation factor TFIID subunit 8, translated as MPRAPAYRPARTWRMRTAPYGSKMADTASGGSGTRGSKPAGSPADNYQLARRRTLQVVVSSLLTEAGFESAERAAVETLTEMIQSYISEIGRSAKSYCEHTARTQPTLSDIVVTLVEMGFNVETLPAYAKRSQRMVITAPPVTNQPVTPKALTAGQNKPHPPHIPGHFPEFPDPHTYIKTPTYREPVSDYQVLREKAASQRRDVERALTRFMAKTGETQSLFKDDVSTFPLIAARPFTVPYLTALLPSELEMQQMEETDSSEQDEQTDTENLPLHMSTDDAGPEKENTSALQQSSSLAGSRNGEENVIDNPYLRPVKKPKIRRKK; from the exons ATGCCCCGCGCTCCCGCCTATCGCCCCGCCCGCACCTGGCGCATGCGCACAGCTCCATATGGCTCCAAGATGGCCGACACAGCGTCCGGGGGCTCCGGCACG CGCGGCAGCAAGCCGGCGGGCAGCCCTGCGGACAATTACCAGCTGGCGCGGCGCCGCACGCTGCAGGTGGTGGTCAGCTCGCTGCTCACCGAGGCCGGCTTCGAGAGCGCCGAGCGCGCGGCGGTGGAGACGCTCACCGAGATGATCCAGAGCT atatttcagaaattgGGAGGAGTGCCAAGTCCTACTGCGAGCACACAGCCAGGACCCAGCCCACGCTCTCAGACATCGTGGTGACCCTGGTGGAAATGG GCTTCAACGTGGAAACTCTTCCCGCCTACGCCAAGCGCTCCCAGAGGATGGTGATCACTGCCC CTCCGGTGACAAACCAGCCCGTGACCCCCAAAGCCCTGACAGCTGGGCAGAACAAGCCTCATCCACCCCACATTCCCGGCCATTTCCCAGAGTTCCCAGATCCTCACACTTACATCAAGACACCA aCCTACCGGGAGCCCGTGTCCGACTACCAGGTGCTGCGGGAGAAGGCGGCTTCCCAACGGAGGGACGTGGAGAGGGCCCTCACACGCTTCATGGCCAAGACAGGAGAGACCCAGAGCCTCTTCAAGGATGATGTCAGCACATTCCCAC TGATTGCTGCCAGGCCTTTCACTGTGCCCTACctgacagccctgctcccctccgAGCTGGAGATGCAGCAGATGGAGGAGACGGATTCCTCGGAGCAGGACGAGCAGACGGACACCGAGAACCTCCCGCTGCACATGAGCACG GATGATGCAGGGCCCGAGAAGGAGAACACCTCAgcgctgcagcagagcagctccctggcaggcagcaggaacGGGGAGGAGAACGTCATCGACAACCCCTACCTGCGGCCCGTGAAGAAACCCAAAATCCGCAGGAAGAAGTGA